The following are from one region of the Streptomyces rubrogriseus genome:
- a CDS encoding LacI family DNA-binding transcriptional regulator produces MSTAEEVPTSAPAPPRRGRDRTASMADVARLAGVSSQTVSRVSNGYAGVTEETRQQVLAAMKELGYRPNSAARALKRGEFRTIGVITFTLATTGNVRTLEAIATSAASEGYAVTLLPVAVPTQDEVRGAFSRLEELAVDAVIVIMEVHLLDAASLKLPPHVQVVVVDSDAGDTYTVVDTDQAGGSRAAVRHLLDLGHDTVWHLGGPEGSFAAQRRTDAWRRTLTEAGRTPPPLVRGDWSAESGYRAGLELAAREDCTAVFAANDQMALGLLRALHERGRRVPEDISVIGFDDIAEAGSFLPPLTTVHQDFAEVGRLCVRAVLRKMRAAGPEQGTTLVPTRLVTRASTAPPPG; encoded by the coding sequence GTGAGCACGGCTGAGGAAGTCCCGACGAGCGCACCCGCGCCACCCCGGCGCGGCCGGGACCGCACGGCCTCCATGGCGGACGTGGCCCGGCTGGCCGGGGTCTCCTCGCAGACCGTCTCCCGCGTCTCCAACGGCTACGCGGGCGTGACCGAGGAGACCCGGCAGCAGGTGCTGGCGGCCATGAAGGAGCTGGGCTACCGGCCCAACAGCGCGGCCCGGGCCCTCAAGCGCGGCGAGTTCCGCACCATCGGGGTCATCACCTTCACGCTGGCCACCACCGGCAACGTGCGCACCCTGGAGGCCATCGCGACCTCCGCGGCGAGCGAGGGGTACGCGGTGACGCTGCTGCCGGTCGCCGTCCCCACCCAGGACGAGGTGCGCGGCGCGTTCTCGCGGCTGGAGGAGCTGGCCGTCGACGCGGTCATCGTCATCATGGAGGTCCACCTCCTGGACGCGGCCTCCCTCAAACTGCCGCCGCACGTCCAGGTCGTCGTGGTCGACTCGGACGCCGGCGACACCTACACCGTCGTCGACACCGACCAGGCCGGCGGCAGCCGCGCCGCCGTGCGCCACCTGCTGGACCTCGGGCACGACACGGTGTGGCACCTCGGCGGCCCCGAGGGCTCCTTCGCCGCCCAGCGCCGCACCGACGCCTGGCGGCGCACGCTCACCGAGGCCGGCCGCACCCCGCCGCCGCTCGTCCGGGGCGACTGGTCGGCGGAGTCCGGCTACCGGGCCGGCCTGGAACTCGCCGCCCGCGAGGACTGCACCGCCGTCTTCGCGGCCAACGACCAGATGGCCCTCGGCCTGCTGCGCGCCCTGCACGAACGCGGCCGGCGCGTGCCCGAGGACATCAGCGTCATCGGATTCGACGACATCGCCGAGGCCGGTTCCTTCCTGCCCCCGCTGACCACCGTCCACCAGGACTTCGCCGAGGTCGGGCGGCTGTGCGTGCGGGCCGTGCTGCGCAAGATGCGTGCGGCGGGTCCGGAACAGGGCACGACGCTGGTGCCGACCCGGCTGGTGACCCGGGCGAGCACGGCGCCGCCGCCCGGGTAG
- a CDS encoding carbohydrate ABC transporter permease, with product MTTLQPPAAAEPRPAPPPVRRDRRSWTGWGFLGPFVAVFALVFLAPLAYSVYLSLFRDQLIGGTTFVGLDNYAEALKDDRFWASLGRVSLFLAVQVPIMLGIALLVALALDSGRLYGRDFFRISIFLPYAVPAVVATLMWGFMYGTRFGLVGDINGALGVSLPDPLSPDLVLASIGNIVTWEFVGYNMLIFYSALRVVPHSLYEAAQIDGAGQIRVITAIKLPAIRGALVIATIFSIIGSFQLFNEPSILQPLARNAITTDYTPNYYTYALSFNGQQHNYSATVAIVMGLITMVIAYAVQLRGMRKGV from the coding sequence ATGACGACGCTGCAACCGCCGGCCGCCGCCGAGCCGCGGCCGGCCCCGCCCCCGGTGAGGCGGGACCGCCGCTCCTGGACGGGGTGGGGGTTCCTCGGCCCCTTCGTGGCCGTCTTCGCCCTGGTGTTCCTCGCGCCCCTCGCGTACTCGGTCTACCTCAGTCTCTTCCGCGACCAGCTGATCGGCGGGACCACTTTCGTCGGCCTCGACAACTACGCCGAGGCGCTGAAGGACGACCGGTTCTGGGCCTCGCTCGGCCGGGTCTCGCTCTTCCTCGCCGTGCAGGTGCCGATCATGCTCGGCATCGCGCTGCTCGTGGCCCTCGCGCTGGACAGCGGCCGCCTCTACGGCCGGGACTTCTTCCGCATCTCCATCTTCCTGCCGTACGCCGTGCCCGCCGTGGTGGCCACCCTGATGTGGGGCTTCATGTACGGCACCCGCTTCGGCCTGGTCGGTGACATCAACGGCGCGCTGGGCGTGTCGCTGCCCGACCCGCTCTCCCCCGACCTGGTGCTCGCCTCCATCGGCAACATCGTGACCTGGGAGTTCGTCGGCTACAACATGCTGATCTTCTACTCGGCACTGCGCGTCGTGCCGCACTCGCTGTACGAGGCGGCCCAGATCGACGGCGCCGGGCAGATCCGCGTGATCACCGCCATCAAGCTCCCGGCCATCCGCGGGGCCCTGGTGATCGCCACGATCTTCTCGATCATCGGCAGCTTCCAGCTCTTCAACGAGCCCAGCATCCTGCAGCCCCTGGCGCGCAACGCGATCACCACCGACTACACGCCGAACTACTACACGTACGCGCTGTCCTTCAACGGGCAGCAGCACAACTACTCCGCGACGGTCGCCATCGTCATGGGACTGATCACCATGGTCATCGCCTACGCCGTGCAGCTGCGCGGCATGCGCAAGGGAGTGTGA